A window of the Aquarana catesbeiana isolate 2022-GZ linkage group LG05, ASM4218655v1, whole genome shotgun sequence genome harbors these coding sequences:
- the LOC141146001 gene encoding uncharacterized protein — protein sequence MARLQQQRQAQNLGSLEHRDASLPVTPAAKFPVMEKDSDIDLYLLSFEKTCRQYHLPPAQWARYLTPGLRGKALDAYVKLSEEQCDDYEALKAAIIQKFQLTPEVYWKRFRSLQKGPGDSYMDVVSRLRTTFRQWTKGLKADSFESLEDLMIEDQLLHICPTDVRQFVLERKPTSAKAAAELADTYIHSRVSDHRKAPPNGWKGGKSHTATPPPPTNQVPQQPEPAASGAKAFLTDKRKCYNCGEAGHLRTQCPEQKKMTSPGHPASNPSSVLFVRRKTRVTTANLQPVTVGHQIVTGFRDTGAEVTLVRPEVIERRDIIPGKFFTLTGVGGTRSRVPRAYVFIYWGAGSGMREVGVSEEIPTAVLLGADLGTLVSYYAPAKSTQDAPTELSGPTKVTHNAGRVEKIESLAAEPRSGPAGPIPDSDPEDSALTTPQQLSLCVTGRLVDVWI from the exons atggctaggctccagcagcagcgacaggctcagaacctcggatccctagagcacagggatgcctctctgccagtgaccccggcagccaagtttccagttatggaaaaggacagtgacattgacttgtatctactgtcgtttgaaaaaacttgccgtcagtaccatctgcccccagcacaatgggcccgttacctgacgccagggctacgaggcaaggccctggatgcttatgtcaaactgtcagaagagcagtgcgacgattatgaggccctaaaggctgcaatcatccaaaagtttcagctaaccccggaagtgtactggaagcgttttaggtccttgcaaaaggggcctggggactcatacatggatgtggtaagtcgcttacgcaccacattccggcaatggactaaaggcttgaaagccgattcttttgaatccctggaagatcttatgattgaagatcaacttttgcacatctgtcctacagacgtcagacagtttgtgctggagcgaaagccaacctctgccaaagcagcagcagaactggcagatacctatatccactctcgggtatctgaccatcgcaaggctcctccgaatggctggaaaggagggaaatcacacacggcaacccctcctccgcctaccaaccaagttcctcagcagccggaacctgcagcttctggagccaaggccttcctaactgacaaacgcaaatgctacaactgtggggaagccggacatctcaggacgcagtgccctgagcagaagaagatgacatcacctggccatccagCCAGCAACCCTTCTTCCGTGCTGTTCGTCCGCAGGAAAACTCGGGTAACCaccgccaacttgcagccagtcaccgTGGGCCACCAGATCGTTACTGGTTTCCGGGACACAGGAGCTGAAGTcactttggtcagaccagaggtgataGAAAGAAGGGACATCATCCCTGGAAAGTTTTTTACCCTCACCGGAGTCGGGGGGACCCGCTCAcgagtaccccgtgcctatgttttcattTATTGGGGTGCTggaagtgggatgagagaagtgggagtctcggaggagatccccactgcggtgttgttgggtgctgatttaggtacccttgtttcttactatgcccctgctaaaagcacccaggatgctcccacggaactctctggacctaccaag GTCACCCACAATGCTGGGAGGGTGGAGAAGATAGAGTCTCTGGcggcagagcccaggagtggcccagcTGGCCCCATTCCTGACTCTGACCCAGAGGATTCTGCCCTGACTACACCCCAGCAGTTGTCCTTGTGTGTCACAGGACGGCtg